One Methanobrevibacter millerae DNA window includes the following coding sequences:
- a CDS encoding rod shape-determining protein encodes MNIFGNDEEEVEVTDTRVISNSLGIDLGTLNTVIAKPSGDKFDLYQIPSVVAVKKDDPSEVLAVGEEAKKMLGRTPEDILAVRPLKKGVIENVVQAQALLIKAMQIGINEGESVGRIVIGIPGDASEVEKNAAEEIGRKAGAQNILVISEGLAAAIGAGLPIAEPNGTMVVDIGAGSTDIVIISLGGINDIETVRCGGDDIDNKIVELVAERYDVAIGIHDAESAKIEVGMVHCSEQLENLSVEIIGKSLETNRPKKVVIDSMLVADAVEPFMKQIVDGLNVILERLSPELMMGVYNNSVAVGGSSRLRGIKERIFDEIAIPIEISDDPMTVVAKGTAIVAAEPLALEPEVRLRAMK; translated from the coding sequence ATGAATATTTTCGGAAACGATGAGGAAGAAGTCGAAGTTACTGATACAAGAGTTATCAGCAACAGCTTAGGGATAGATTTGGGAACTTTAAACACTGTAATCGCCAAACCGTCTGGCGACAAATTCGATTTGTACCAGATTCCGTCTGTGGTTGCAGTCAAAAAGGATGATCCTAGTGAAGTTTTAGCTGTCGGAGAAGAAGCTAAAAAAATGCTTGGAAGAACTCCTGAAGATATTCTTGCAGTAAGGCCGCTTAAAAAAGGCGTAATTGAAAATGTCGTACAGGCACAGGCTTTGTTAATTAAAGCTATGCAGATAGGCATTAATGAAGGAGAAAGCGTTGGAAGAATAGTTATCGGTATCCCTGGTGACGCATCCGAAGTGGAAAAGAACGCAGCCGAAGAAATCGGAAGAAAGGCAGGCGCTCAAAATATCTTAGTAATCAGCGAAGGTCTCGCAGCAGCAATTGGTGCAGGACTTCCTATCGCAGAGCCAAACGGTACAATGGTCGTGGATATCGGAGCAGGTTCCACTGATATTGTAATCATCTCCTTAGGTGGTATCAACGATATCGAAACCGTAAGATGCGGTGGAGACGATATCGACAACAAAATAGTCGAGCTTGTAGCCGAAAGATACGATGTAGCAATAGGTATTCATGATGCAGAATCCGCAAAAATCGAAGTTGGTATGGTCCACTGTTCCGAACAGCTCGAAAACTTGAGCGTTGAAATCATCGGAAAATCCCTCGAAACCAACAGACCTAAGAAAGTCGTAATCGATTCAATGCTCGTAGCTGACGCAGTCGAACCGTTCATGAAACAGATCGTTGACGGTTTAAACGTCATTCTTGAAAGGCTCTCCCCTGAACTGATGATGGGCGTTTACAACAACTCCGTTGCTGTCGGAGGAAGTTCCAGGCTCAGAGGAATCAAGGAAAGAATCTTCGATGAAATAGCTATTCCAATCGAAATCTCAGACGATCCTATGACCGTCGTTGCAAAAGGTACTGCAATTGTCGCAGCAGAACCTCTCGCACTGGAACCAGAAGTTCGTTTAAGAGCAATGAAATAA
- the rnhB gene encoding ribonuclease HII, protein MDILGIDEAGRGSVLGPLVIAGVVIPDKKENILDNMGVKDSKKLTPERREILSRKLKKMFEWDTVIYSASDIDSLRAKGVNLNEIERKGMQELILKLKSDMVIVDAVDVKPERFQDKLERATKANVKAEHKADDTYIEVGAASIIAKHTRDVAIAEINRDFADMGGIGSGYPSDPTTKKFLSNYTYNEMPDFVRKSWSTVAKLKDVQTTLI, encoded by the coding sequence ATGGATATTTTAGGCATTGATGAGGCCGGACGAGGTTCCGTTTTAGGCCCTCTAGTCATAGCCGGCGTTGTAATTCCCGACAAAAAAGAAAATATTCTAGATAACATGGGCGTTAAGGACTCTAAAAAATTAACTCCCGAACGCCGTGAAATTCTCTCCCGCAAACTTAAAAAGATGTTTGAATGGGACACAGTAATTTATTCCGCCTCAGACATTGACAGTTTAAGGGCAAAAGGCGTTAACCTAAATGAAATCGAGCGCAAGGGAATGCAGGAACTCATTTTGAAGTTAAAATCAGACATGGTAATCGTCGATGCCGTTGACGTAAAGCCCGAAAGGTTTCAGGACAAACTGGAAAGGGCAACGAAGGCCAACGTAAAGGCCGAACACAAGGCAGATGACACCTATATCGAAGTTGGGGCGGCATCAATCATTGCAAAGCATACAAGGGATGTGGCAATAGCTGAAATCAACAGGGATTTTGCCGATATGGGGGGCATTGGATCAGGATACCCTTCAGATCCCACAACTAAGAAATTCCTTTCAAACTACACATATAATGAAATGCCTGATTTTGTCAGAAAGTCATGGTCTACCGTGGCAAAGCTAAAGGATGTGCAGACTACACTGATTTGA
- a CDS encoding MotA/TolQ/ExbB proton channel family protein, with product MIMEYITPIFEGIMDIFTQGGIITYIILFIGIYGLIIALRKIAYLRKISKVDTTEIFGVVTASMERGGAVEALKQINRFKNPVSRIISETLKIGYKNKTEVEESMEQIFIVEVAKMTKGMSTIKTITELAPFIGLIGTVIGIWMTFKSLGVNPNTAAMAEGIYVALTTTIMGLLVVIILLPIYSYIQGLIEVEMDKIELATKMTNWGFAVVKVRVEANVECAVKALQEAEGVVNTRLISDPYANIKVSFKPSMLDKSISNIILEKCNVNAEITESKLRQ from the coding sequence ATGATTATGGAATATATTACACCTATCTTTGAGGGAATAATGGACATTTTCACCCAAGGGGGAATTATCACATACATAATTCTTTTCATTGGAATTTACGGTCTCATTATTGCTCTTAGAAAAATCGCATATCTTCGCAAAATTAGTAAGGTGGATACCACAGAGATTTTCGGTGTTGTAACCGCTTCAATGGAAAGGGGAGGAGCTGTTGAGGCATTAAAGCAAATCAACAGGTTCAAAAATCCCGTAAGCCGTATCATTTCCGAAACCCTTAAAATCGGTTATAAGAACAAGACTGAGGTTGAGGAAAGTATGGAGCAGATTTTCATTGTGGAAGTTGCAAAGATGACCAAAGGGATGAGCACAATCAAGACGATTACGGAGCTTGCTCCATTTATCGGACTGATCGGTACCGTTATCGGTATCTGGATGACCTTCAAATCTTTAGGAGTCAATCCGAACACAGCGGCAATGGCTGAAGGTATCTACGTGGCACTCACAACCACTATCATGGGTCTTCTTGTTGTTATCATTCTATTGCCGATTTATTCATACATCCAGGGCCTTATCGAAGTGGAAATGGATAAGATTGAGCTTGCCACAAAGATGACTAATTGGGGATTTGCAGTTGTTAAGGTTAGAGTTGAAGCCAATGTGGAATGTGCCGTTAAGGCATTGCAGGAAGCTGAGGGTGTTGTCAATACGAGACTGATCTCAGACCCTTACGCTAACATCAAGGTTTCATTCAAGCCGAGTATGTTGGATAAAAGTATTTCTAATATTATTTTAGAAAAGTGTAATGTTAATGCAGAGATTACTGAAAGTAAACTGAGACAATAA
- a CDS encoding ExbD/TolR family protein, translating to MAIDIKSYKKRFLDDQKPNINLVPFIDILFTIMIFLVVTSNFSAVDVSTTDVTDGGTGKPNVTDVSGDADYYIVPVANLQKVTVNGVDRSDAISGSAVGVMARVMDEGQISIKPGEIVITTPGGVSPQEAVQRPNV from the coding sequence ATGGCTATTGACATCAAATCATACAAGAAGAGGTTTTTGGACGATCAAAAGCCTAACATCAATCTGGTTCCATTTATTGATATTTTATTTACAATTATGATTTTTCTGGTTGTTACCAGTAACTTTTCAGCCGTGGACGTCTCAACAACGGACGTTACCGATGGCGGAACGGGCAAGCCTAACGTGACCGACGTTTCTGGTGACGCAGATTATTATATTGTGCCTGTTGCCAACCTTCAGAAGGTTACCGTCAACGGCGTTGACAGGTCAGATGCCATTTCAGGAAGCGCCGTAGGGGTTATGGCTCGGGTAATGGATGAAGGACAGATATCGATCAAGCCCGGAGAGATTGTCATTACTACTCCTGGTGGCGTTTCCCCTCAGGAAGCTGTTCAACGTCCAAACGTTTAA
- a CDS encoding IMP cyclohydrolase, whose product MYTGRILSIGMNSEGKPFAAYRVSSRSFPNRQCLKFDERASVVPVEGFEKDVFKSIYIAYNCLHIVGDMAIISNGSQTDVIADKIALGMNIKDALAYSLLTMDYEKDDYNTPRIAGVVNSAESEDEYECYIGIVNDSKILVEKVPYGKAAFISTYGSQVPDPVDFTAKTATESAKFIFDEGTFAEYEKPVTSCAAVFDGEWTIDVYNP is encoded by the coding sequence ATGTATACTGGGAGGATATTATCAATTGGGATGAATAGTGAAGGAAAGCCTTTTGCTGCCTACAGGGTATCAAGCAGGTCATTTCCGAACAGGCAATGCCTCAAGTTCGACGAAAGGGCATCAGTCGTTCCTGTGGAAGGATTTGAAAAGGATGTCTTTAAAAGCATCTACATTGCCTACAATTGCCTTCATATTGTCGGTGATATGGCAATAATTTCAAACGGATCCCAAACGGATGTAATTGCAGACAAGATTGCTTTAGGAATGAACATTAAGGACGCACTTGCATATTCCTTGCTTACTATGGATTATGAAAAGGACGACTACAACACTCCAAGAATTGCGGGTGTTGTAAATTCCGCTGAAAGCGAGGATGAATATGAGTGCTATATCGGAATCGTAAACGACAGCAAGATTTTAGTTGAAAAGGTGCCTTACGGCAAGGCCGCTTTCATATCAACCTATGGAAGCCAGGTTCCCGACCCTGTGGATTTCACGGCCAAAACAGCCACAGAATCCGCCAAGTTTATTTTTGATGAGGGCACTTTTGCTGAATATGAAAAGCCGGTAACCTCATGTGCGGCTGTTTTTGATGGAGAATGGACTATAGACGTCTATAATCCATAA
- a CDS encoding coenzyme F420-0:L-glutamate ligase: MITMEIKLIGLEGIPLVKSGDDISQIIGDAVKAQDYDLKDGDIILIAETLISKAEGNIIDLNDITPSERAIEVAEICKKDPKLVEAILQNSNEVVEIGPNFIITETRHGFVCANSAIDESNVDDGLATPVPENPDKSAREIREFLEAQFGKKLAVIITDTQGRAFRVGAIGTAIGCSGINPLWVRIGEKDLYGRELETTEIATADELASAASLIMGQANEGLPAVIVSGFPAFDHLRDENSDIKPLLRPKEFDVFRK; the protein is encoded by the coding sequence ATGATTACTATGGAAATTAAGTTAATAGGCTTAGAAGGTATTCCCTTAGTTAAATCAGGAGATGACATTTCTCAAATAATCGGGGATGCCGTTAAGGCTCAGGATTATGATTTAAAAGACGGTGACATCATATTAATCGCCGAAACGTTAATATCAAAGGCCGAAGGAAACATCATTGATTTAAATGATATAACTCCAAGCGAAAGGGCAATTGAGGTTGCAGAAATCTGCAAAAAAGACCCTAAATTGGTCGAGGCGATTCTTCAAAACTCAAATGAGGTAGTTGAAATAGGTCCTAATTTTATTATAACAGAAACCAGACACGGATTTGTCTGCGCCAACTCAGCTATTGATGAGTCAAACGTTGATGACGGCCTTGCAACTCCAGTTCCCGAAAACCCGGATAAATCCGCAAGGGAAATCAGGGAATTTCTTGAAGCCCAATTCGGCAAAAAACTGGCTGTAATAATTACCGACACTCAGGGAAGGGCATTCAGGGTAGGAGCCATAGGAACCGCAATAGGATGTAGCGGAATCAATCCTTTATGGGTTAGAATCGGCGAAAAGGATTTATATGGTCGTGAGCTTGAAACCACAGAAATCGCAACTGCAGACGAGCTTGCAAGTGCAGCTTCACTCATTATGGGACAGGCTAATGAAGGCCTTCCGGCAGTTATTGTTTCAGGATTTCCGGCATTCGATCATCTGAGAGATGAAAATTCAGATATCAAACCTTTGCTTCGGCCAAAGGAATTTGACGTATTTAGAAAATAA
- the cofD gene encoding 2-phospho-L-lactate transferase, producing MITVLSGGTGTPKLLQGIKELIPHEDISIIVNTLENDYFAGVYVSADIDTVLYTMADMINDETWYGVKGDTFTTHERLEELNCPELLRIGDIDRATKIQKTLLMKTHTLEEAVEIQAKNMGIKSKVIPMSNENSEIKIVTDIGELEFHDFLIKHQSEPEVLDVVFSEVKPAEKVIETIENSDAVIIGPSNPITSILPILSLDGVKDALKDKYVVAVSPIIGNDSVSGPASKFMKALDIEVSSVGVAELYSDFLDAIVIDNKDENLKFSLGKIINKVIITNTIMNSSDAKINLAKNVLDGIV from the coding sequence ATGATTACTGTTTTATCCGGAGGCACAGGCACTCCAAAATTATTGCAGGGAATTAAGGAATTAATTCCTCATGAAGACATCTCAATCATCGTAAATACTTTAGAAAACGATTACTTTGCAGGCGTTTACGTATCCGCCGATATCGACACGGTACTCTATACGATGGCTGACATGATAAACGATGAGACATGGTACGGTGTTAAAGGCGATACCTTCACAACCCACGAAAGGCTGGAAGAGCTTAACTGCCCGGAACTTCTAAGGATAGGCGACATCGACAGAGCAACGAAAATCCAGAAGACCCTTTTGATGAAAACCCATACTTTGGAAGAGGCTGTTGAAATCCAGGCCAAAAACATGGGAATCAAATCAAAAGTAATACCGATGAGTAATGAAAACTCAGAAATCAAAATCGTAACCGACATCGGCGAGCTTGAATTCCATGATTTCCTGATTAAGCACCAGTCAGAGCCTGAAGTATTGGACGTGGTTTTCTCTGAAGTGAAACCTGCTGAAAAGGTAATAGAAACTATCGAAAACTCCGATGCAGTAATAATCGGGCCTTCAAATCCGATAACATCAATCCTTCCAATATTGTCTTTGGATGGGGTAAAGGATGCATTAAAGGATAAATACGTTGTTGCAGTCTCTCCAATCATCGGAAATGACTCAGTTTCAGGTCCTGCATCCAAATTCATGAAGGCCTTGGACATTGAAGTCTCATCCGTTGGAGTTGCTGAGTTATACAGCGATTTTCTGGATGCAATAGTAATCGACAATAAGGATGAAAATTTAAAATTTAGTTTAGGCAAAATTATTAATAAAGTAATAATTACAAATACTATTATGAATAGTTCAGATGCCAAAATCAATTTAGCCAAAAATGTTTTGGACGGCATCGTATAA
- a CDS encoding GTP cyclohydrolase III, with product MIQMTLIQIDNYGPWTVTPRPRTESDLQMLQASLFADLNNHFGNKKGLVFFTRFDNLLAISNGLNEEDHLRIQRSIRNRYPITISMGVGAAETPHEAQRLATIALQKEGGAQSSQRKEILAIDSLVSEEDSFVQAAHIDINSVTETLTDIESAFDTSFMVNKAQHYLMTKLIKKGALLFFIGGDNFMSPCNGLSEEEIKDILVEIDDEIGIGLKAGIGRGKNAEDAAYMADIGLEEIRDRNNEPWTWVVEKEYE from the coding sequence ATGATACAAATGACTTTGATACAAATTGACAATTATGGGCCATGGACAGTAACTCCAAGGCCACGTACTGAATCTGATTTACAAATGCTACAGGCAAGCTTATTTGCAGATTTAAACAACCATTTTGGAAACAAAAAGGGTTTGGTTTTCTTTACAAGATTCGACAATCTGCTTGCAATCTCAAACGGTTTAAACGAAGAGGACCATTTGAGGATACAAAGATCAATCAGAAACAGATATCCAATTACAATAAGTATGGGCGTAGGAGCGGCTGAAACTCCTCACGAAGCTCAAAGACTGGCTACAATAGCTCTTCAAAAGGAAGGCGGAGCACAGTCATCACAAAGAAAAGAGATTTTAGCTATCGACAGCCTTGTCTCAGAGGAAGACAGCTTCGTTCAGGCAGCCCACATTGACATCAACAGCGTAACCGAAACATTAACCGACATAGAATCAGCATTTGACACAAGCTTCATGGTCAATAAGGCTCAGCATTATTTAATGACCAAATTAATTAAAAAAGGAGCGTTATTGTTTTTCATAGGCGGAGACAACTTCATGTCACCGTGCAACGGATTAAGCGAAGAGGAAATCAAAGATATTTTAGTTGAAATCGATGACGAAATCGGAATCGGCCTCAAGGCAGGAATCGGAAGAGGCAAGAACGCAGAAGACGCAGCCTACATGGCAGACATTGGTCTTGAGGAAATCCGTGACCGCAACAACGAGCCTTGGACATGGGTAGTGGAAAAGGAATACGAATAA